A genome region from Glycine max cultivar Williams 82 chromosome 5, Glycine_max_v4.0, whole genome shotgun sequence includes the following:
- the LOC100791831 gene encoding cytochrome b561 domain-containing protein At4g18260 has translation MPILCKPVYIVVTSFYVYVLQFSDCLAYEEEHHSSSHKSTNNKVYKVNQQKTSDIAVHGLLLWASTGFLMPLGILIIKGSIKAEPGSRRSKVLFYLHVGFQMLSVLLATVGAAMSLKKFENSFDNSHQKLGLALYGAILVQGLIGFFRPHRGKKERSYWYLLHWILGTIVSLVGIINIYTGLKAYHKRTLKSTALWTILFTVEVSFIGLVYLFQDKLEYMKKQGVIIGSESSIVSSNQDIPQSQTQKELLPVACGRKRNALENLFD, from the exons ATGCCTATCCTTTGCAAACCAGTGTACATTGTTGTGACttcattttatgtttatgttctTCAATTCAGTGACTGTTTGGCCTATGAGGAGGAACATCACTCTAGTAGTCACAAAAGCACTAATAACAAAGTTTACAAG GTAAATCAGCAGAAGACATCTGATATTGCAGTACATGGATTGCTCCTTTGGGCTTCAACAGGGTTTTTGATGCCTCTTGGAATACTTATCATCAAAGGGTCCATTAAAGCAGAACCTGGATCTAGAAGGAGTAAAGTCCTCTTCTATCTCCATGTTGGTTTTCAG ATGCTTTCAGTGCTTCTTGCCACAGTTGGAGCTGCAATGTCCCTGAAGAAGTTTGAGAATTCATTTGATAACAGCCATCAAAAACTAGGCCTAGCACTTTATGGTGCTATATTGGTGCAAGGCTTGATTGGATTTTTCAGACCACACAG AGGAAAGAAGGAGAGGAGTTATTGGTACTTACTACATTGGATACTAGGGACTATAGTTTCTCTTGTGGGGATCATCAATATTTACACTGGATTAAAAGCCTACCATAAGAGAACCTTAAAAAGCACAGCCCTTTGGACTATCCTTTTCACTGTGGAAGTCTCTTTCATTGGATTAGTTTACCTCTTCCAAGACAAATTGGAATATATGAAAAAGCAAGGAGTGATTATAGGAAGTGAGTCGTCAATTGTGTCGTCTAACCAAGATATTCCTCAAAGCCAAACTCAAAAGGAGTTGTTGCCAGTTGCATGTGGAAGAAAGAGAAATGCACTTGAGAATTTGTTTGACTAA